The window TTTACCTAAATCCCTCTCCTTTGAATGGTGaactccatttttttttctaatttaatatCCTTTTGCCTAAAATTAGGTTAAACATTATAGAAGTAATTTGTTTTGATCTCTTTTAATTGAAGAAACATTCAGGACATGCGTCAAACTTCTGTTTGTGAAAAGATGAATTAGGAAAATCTATTTAGAAAttgatttattttcttctttagttGTTTTGGTTTTAATTCTTCACCTCCAATAATGTGAAGCAACCATTTcatttgtttcaaaattttctaGATTTTGGTTTGCAAGTTTTATTCTTTGTCCTCTGGCATCCGTGTATGGAGAGTTATAAATCTCCATCCACATTAATTTGAGCCAATAAGTTTTTAAAGTTTATGACAAGTTTGTGATATTTTTAACGAAATTGAAGTGTTTTTGATTTCAAAGAAAGAGTATTGAATGTTTAATCATTGGATCATGTtccaaataattgaattttttcGGTTTTATTGAATTTCAGGTTCTACCACACTTCCGTGGAAGTTGGGTGTGTGGGGGAAAATCATTGAAGTCACCACTATCTAGGTTTGGTCAAGCTTTTAGTTCTAATATGGCCGCTGATCCTTTGACAATTTCTAATGGCATTGCCAATGTCAATTCACTACCTGATCCACGGAGGACTTATCAAGTTGTTGTAGCTGCTACTGAAAATTTGGGTATCGGTAAGGATGGGAAATTACCATGGAGGTTGCCTTCTGATCTcaagttttttaaaaacataacCACAACAACATCAGATCCTGGGAAAAGGAATGCAATTCTAATGGGTCGTAAAACATGGGAGAGTCTTCCTGCCGAGCATCGACCACTACCTGGTCGCCTGAATGTTGTTCTGACTCGTTCTGGAAGTTTTGACATTGCAACTGTTGAAAATGTTATAATATGTGGTAGTATAATGTCTGCTTTGGAATTATTAGCAGCTTCTCCTTACTGTTTGTCAATTGAGAAGGTGTTTGTTATAGGTGGTGGTGAAATATTAAGGTGTGCACTTGTTTTCCTGACCTCCCTTAGTGTACTATTAGTTGTTTCTTTGCACTTATTGTGTTCTTGATGCAGGGAAGCTATGAATGCCCCTGAATGTGATGCTGTCCACATTACTGAAATTGAGACAAATATTGAATGTGACACCTTCATACCAGCTATTGATAAGTCGATGTTTCAACCATGGTACTCATCTTTTCCTGTGGTTGAAAATAACTTGCGATATTCGTTTAATAGTTATGTTCGTGTGAGGAGCTCAGCTGAACTTCCCATTGATCAGAACAATGGTTTGGTCTCTCATAACAAGCCTGACTTTTCTAACATTGAAGCTAAGAAGTTTTCTTTCCTACCTAAGGAGATTTTCGAGAGGCATGAGGAGCACTTGTACCTAAAACTTGTTCAAGAAATCATCTCAGATGGTATTCCTAAGGATGATAGAACAGGAACAGGTACTTTGTCAAAATTTGGTTGCCAGGTAACGTTATCTTATTATTTAAAATGTCtatttaactattttttataCCAGCTGCTCTACTTTAAATGCTAATGTGTGTACAAGTTTCTGTGTTGTTCCTGGTATCTGTGTGCAGATGCGGTACAACTTGCGCAAGACTTTTCCACTGCTTACAACTAAGGCATGTGCTGGTTTCctgttttgatttattttgtagCTGTATTATGATATCAACACTCCCTTTTCTTGTTTTATTTCCCATATTGAATTTCTAATAATCTGGTGCATCATATATGGGCATGGTTCTGTTGTTGACATATATCCTTACCGTTTGATCCTTCAGAAAGTATTCTGGCGAGGGGTGGTTGAAGAACTTCTTTGGTTCATTAGTGGTTCAACCAATGCAAAGGTAAGAATTAAGATGCTATGCTATCTCTATCACTAGCACTTTTAAGCTTTACTTTACTAGTTGGTGGCATTGTATTCCCCCCTCCTCCATGTTGTTTCGTCTATCATCTTTTCGAGTCAGAATTTCCAAGGCTTCAAAGATAAGGAAGGTTTAGGAATTGGGAACTAAGTGATTAGGATGTTTTCCTTGCTTGGCTTAGTGGCGAAAACACCATATCTTCTGGCCTGTTATGATTTTAGTTGGTTCAAGAATCACTCTATTGGGGTACCAGGATACCATTTTCTTTAGGGGACTTATTTTCCTAAAATTTTTATATTAGAACTTTATTTGTTAACAAAGCTGTAGATATTCCCTCGACTCCTTGTTTCTCTCTTGCGTGGTCTTCCTCTTCAAGCATACATGGACCCTCAAGTTTTTGGTGTGCTTTGTTTTAAAGGTTTTTTCTCACTTGTTGACTCCATCTTCTTCATCGTTCTTTTCTCTTTGCCAAGTTCTGGAAGGTCACAATCTTGAAGAAATTTTGGCACTTACCTTTTTTGTTGGTTGATTGCACATGGAACTTCAACACAGATTGCTATGTTCTTTATAATCAAGCTAGAATACATTTAAATTTTATGGAGATAACACTTGATGACAAAGATATATGATTGGTTTTAGGAAATTTGTAATCTTACTGTGACTCTTAGGAGGGGATGCTACTTTATGATGGTGAAGGCAGTCATTTTACTTTATGATTGAGAAGTCACTCTTTCACTACTTCATTCGCTGAGGTTGAAGAAAAGTTATTTAGTAGATTGCTTTTTGATGATCGCATTTGGAGAAGCAGATTCAAGTTCCCTATTTTAAGTACACCCTTGTAGTCTATGGCCTAGTGTTTTTTTTGTGGTTTATTCTGGTATTCTTTATTCACAAGCATTaaagctttttttcttttcttcctttgaATTTATGACTTCTTTTTGGGGGTCCGTTTCCTGTTTGGTTGGCCTGAGCATATTTTCGTTCATTGAACGGTATGTGGCTTTCCATTAAAAGAAAGGGAAATAAAGATAGATATTTCCTGTTACTGAGAGAACACAAATACATTGAAACATTCCTATGCTATCATTTCTGAActgttttatattttctttatttaaaacaatttcatTGATGGTTTTTTTTTGGGGTGTGATTCTCTGCAAGGACAAATGATTGTAGCCCTTTTACTGTAATGGTCACTTATTGCAATTACTTTTTAGTGGCTTTTGCTTCTTGTTTTGGCTTATGTGTTTGTCCTTATTTCCTATAACCTTCAAGCGGTACTTTGGGGGAAAGAGAAACTCTTGCGTCCTAGGAATAACATGTGCAAGTATACATCATTATTAAGAATAAATAAAGAGTATGAAGGAGTTTAAATGGATGCCTCATTAAGTGGCTGCATGGGAACTTTTTTTCCTGGACAAGTTGATCTGCATTATGTCCTAAAGTTTGGCATTATCAACAGGTTCTTCAGGAGAAAGGCATTCATATATGGGATGGCAACGCATCCAGAGATTACCTCGATAGGCAATTGCTTATACAtttaaattttgactttttaaataAGAAACTAGTGAAACTTGAGTTTTCTAATATATAGTTTAAGCTATAATTCTGTTTTCTTTTCccttccttttttcctttttggaaatCGTAGTATCGGTTTAAGAGAAAGGGAGGAAGGTGACTTGGGACCTGTATATGGGTTCCAGTGGCGACACTTTGGTGCTAGGTTCGTGGATTTTTCTGATGATTGATCCCTTTgaagtttgtttttattttattgcaGGACTTAAGCTTTAATGCTTTCCACATTTCTTCTACAGGTATACGGACATGCATGCTGACTATACTGGTCAAGGATTTGATCAGTTGCTAGATGTTATTAACAAGATAAAAAATAATCCTGATGACCGGAGGATCATTCTTTCTGCATGGAATCCATCTGATCTCAAACTGATGGCACTTCCTCCTTGCCACATGTTCTCTCAGGTTGGACTCAAATGCATGGTGTCCTATGTTCCCACAACTCATTTCCCTAACATTGTCTATTGATCGCTTTTTGCAGTTTTACGTTGCAAATGGGGAGTTATCATGTCAAATGTATCAGCGTTCTGCTGACATGGGCCTTGGTGTTCCATTTAATATTGCGTCATATGCTCTTCTGACTTGCATGATTGCTCATGTTTGTGGTATGCTACTCCATATTAACTATTAGTTTGATTTCTACTATAGCGATGGCCAAgcatttaaattataattaccTAGTTGCATTGCTGTCGAACTTTTTTCCCTTTTAAATTTTGGTACAAAGAAGACAGTTTGGTTGGCCAGTATGCGAGGTTTCTTTTTAATGTTATGGGCTGAGTGCTATAAACGTGCCCTTTAAATCTGCGATAGCTTCCTGGACTTGGTTTTGTCTACAGCTTTATGTTCGTACAAAACTAGCACTCTTTtaagaattttaatttttcttatttagtttCCTGTTGAAAATCTGTTTTGCAATCTTTTGGGTCTTCCCTTAATGTTTCCTgaacatacaaaaaaaaaaaaaaaaaaaaaaaaactatgttTCTAAATTATTTCGGAGTTGACCAGGATTTTCAACGATGCAATTATTTGTATATACACCTATTTGTGGCAATCTAGTAAAGTTGTGAACTGAGATTTTTTCTCATCAATATAAGGTTCCTTAAACATTATGAACAATAGTAATGTGGTTTTCGCTCCCCTACAGCTATACTTTTAGTTACTCTAAACAACCAATCCTTTCTATGTGCAGGTCTTGCTCGAGGTGACTTCATACATGTGATTGGAGATGCTCATGTTTACCGTACTCATGTGAGGCCATTGCAGGAACAACTTCAGAAACTTCCCAAACCCTTCCCTGTAAGTAGGAGAACTATAATTACGTGGTTCTTCCATGCTAGCGCTTACTAACCTCCCATTTTCGATATTACATCTTACCTTATTGTAGATTTTGAAGATAAATCCCGAGAAGAAGGATATTGATTCTTTTGTGGCAGATGATTTTGAACTAACTGGTTATGACCCTCATGTGAAGATAGCAATGAAAATGGCAGTATAGAACTTGATCTAACTGTCCAGCAAACAAAGGAAACTCAGTTCCTTTTATCACAATCTCCAAATTTTGAGGTAAGTACATTAAGATTACCATGAAAAATGTTCTTTGAATTGTTTTAAATTGATCATATCAGGTTGAGTAGTCAGTGAAGAACATGTATTCCATGGTACTAAAGCGGTTTACCGATATTTCAGGTACAAGCATCAGAGCCTAATTTGGTTGATAGGGTCTGCAAATAAAAAGTGCTAATTGGATATACTTTATACTTTATCATGTGTAGTGAGAATCCTTTAGTCCCTATGGTTGGGTCTAAAGTGATTTAGTTCGGTTTTGTATTTGCTATAGCTTTCTCTCATTGGAAAATGGAATGGTTTCACACACTTGAATGCACGGTCATGACTATTACAATACCGTGCTACATACAAATATAATGTAAGCTCGACCGATCATTCTCGAACTTCATCTGGTTTTGAAAGGATGGTGAATTTGATAGACTGTGTTGTGACTTGTTGCTTCCTCATTTCTAGTTCTCGCTACCTTAAAAAAATTTGTCCATTATCTCATGTTAGAGAAACAATGGAGTTGGGAGATCTTTCCCATGTTAAGGTTACTGTTAACCTAGGGGGTTCAGAGCCTGTCTCGGAGTTCATGCGGCGATGTTGTCGTGGAAAGGAGAATTCGCCAGAGAATTATGGAATCTTTATGGAGTTGCAGTGGAATTGGATATTTTTCTTTCCAAGAGAATATGAACTAAATTGTAGTGGCATCTGAGTCCATTAATTGGGGTTCTTGTTTGGAGGAGACAGGAATTGGAATTGGATGCCTCTATTCCAAGGACTGGTTGCCTTGATTTGAATAATGAGATAGCACAAGATTTTGAGTGTGTGTTGGATTGAATTATTATTGTTAGTATTATTCttcttcaatttatttttcccTTTATCCAATTAACAACTCATTTGAATCAATTCCCTTTCCATTATTACCATTATCTTTCACATTCAATGAAAACTTGAAGGCCATTCTTCTAAGCTCTTATCCAAATGTCTCATTCCTTTGATTTTAATTGTCTCCTCAAGATACCAATTAGGTCATAAATATGGTTCTGTTTCTTGGAGATAATCTTGTTCAGAGTTACAAGTTGGGCTGGGGATTCGAATCTCCATCTCTCATGGTAACGATCGTATTTCTTAATGGTGTTCACTATTCGGTTTGACAGCCAAACTGAATCCAAAAATATCAGtttttgatatatattgaacTGGACGAGTTGTTTCGATTCAATTCGGTTTTGTTTTATATGTAATATAGCTTTGGTTTTTGGTTATATCAGTTTTTAGTACTTGAAAGTTTTCAAAACATGAAAGGAAGTGAACTCAAATCTTTGGCAAAATTTCCAAATTTGTCTCCTAAACTATGGATGATTTCACTACTTAAacatgaaaggaaaaatagggTGTGGTCTCATGAAaagtgtaccaaatatattctctttttcattgtaaattttaatttgagaatcCTCAAATCTTATTAGAATTTGATTCAAACCTTATTTAGTGGATGATGATGCATGTTATATATGTCATACATcctttaaattatttagtgttaTTTTAATCTCCTAAGTATAAATAGATGTCCAAGTTAATTTATAAAAGCACGTTCTCCTTGTCGATATTTTTAACAACCAATAATTATAgtattaaattttcattaacatGTCGGTATCTTCATGTTTCTTGATGGAcgaatatttatatttattatatctaAAGAATCTacgaaaaatgaaaaataaacaacaaaatgtCACTAACGTAGacataatataaataatagataCTTTAACTGTTTAAAAATCATAATACTTCTATTTACTTCATTaccttttattttctattattttttgtttttgcaaACTTTTTCATATATATCGATTAACAATTTAGTGatatttccatcattttcgtAAAGTTAAGACCTCGACATTTTATTGTCATCAACGTGTTAAACTACTTTTGTAATAACCAAATACTTAGATATGTTTCATAGAGAGAATTATTTCTTTACCAATTACCAACATGATCAACATAGTTGGACCAACATAAACGTATATCATCTTATGTTTTTCTTTACAGAgatttctaattttttctttctcaaaagaaaagtttgaagAACTTTACTCAAATTGTACTAAAAAGTACCTTTTAAAATAGAGAGATATGAGAccatttaaataataataataataagaataataaaaactTAAACACATTTTGAAAGTTGAGTTGACATGAGAATATATAATAGTGTAAATGTAAATGTTGAGATGTGTCACAAAACTTTATAAGACTGGGGAATAATAAACCTATATATTTTACACCATTGGTCTTTTTATGGAATAATTGTGACAAAAACCTATATCTTAAAGATCAAgatatttctttttatcataCAGTAATGGAacataattataaataatatctTAAATGGTAGATACCGATACTTAAATGGTAGATAAATGGTAGATAcggatagacttctatcatatCATTTAAGTGTTTATCAATGACATTAATAGACATTTGTAAAAGTTTATCGGATAGATTATAAAACttttctatatttgtaaatatttttaaccatttttttaacttgaaataatttttttaaaagaaataaaaaataaaacctaCTCGTTATTCATAATTTATCAAAAGAAACTATATTATTTCCACGGGAACAGTTGAAACTCTcacatcaaaattaattaatactaCAAACTCAATGCAATTATATA is drawn from Cucumis melo cultivar AY chromosome 11, USDA_Cmelo_AY_1.0, whole genome shotgun sequence and contains these coding sequences:
- the LOC103499691 gene encoding bifunctional dihydrofolate reductase-thymidylate synthase, whose amino-acid sequence is MAADPLTISNGIANVNSLPDPRRTYQVVVAATENLGIGKDGKLPWRLPSDLKFFKNITTTTSDPGKRNAILMGRKTWESLPAEHRPLPGRLNVVLTRSGSFDIATVENVIICGSIMSALELLAASPYCLSIEKVFVIGGGEILREAMNAPECDAVHITEIETNIECDTFIPAIDKSMFQPWYSSFPVVENNLRYSFNSYVRVRSSAELPIDQNNGLVSHNKPDFSNIEAKKFSFLPKEIFERHEEHLYLKLVQEIISDGIPKDDRTGTGTLSKFGCQMRYNLRKTFPLLTTKALFWRGVVEELLWFISGSTNAKVLQEKGIHIWDGNASRDYLDSIGLREREEGDLGPVYGFQWRHFGARYTDMHADYTGQGFDQLLDVINKIKNNPDDRRIILSAWNPSDLKLMALPPCHMFSQFYVANGELSCQMYQRSADMGLGVPFNIASYALLTCMIAHVCGLARGDFIHVIGDAHVYRTHVRPLQEQLQKLPKPFPILKINPEKKDIDSFVADDFELTGYDPHVKIAMKMAV